Proteins encoded together in one Quercus lobata isolate SW786 chromosome 3, ValleyOak3.0 Primary Assembly, whole genome shotgun sequence window:
- the LOC115980281 gene encoding peroxidase 5-like: MTTTIKICLVLFVTMSMMVSVSLAMPSLLKVGYYQSTCPSAEIIVRNTVNKAVSRNPGLAAGIIRMHYHDCFVRGCDASILLESTPGNQAEKENLANKPLRGFEVIYEAKTQLEAQCPQTVSCADIIAFAARDSAYKAGGISYMVPSGRRDGRVSHIDEPKKNLPTFDFNAKKLKKWFAKKGLSLDEMVTLSGAHSIGVSHCSSFSKRLYTFNATYPQDPSMDPKFARALKTKCPKNAGNDYPITVPLDVLTPHRLDNKYYTDLKNHNGLLTSDQTLLSSSSTVEIVRNNAKQGEIWAYKFAAAMVKMSYIEVITGSQGEIRKDCKFVN; this comes from the exons ATGACAACAACCATCAAAATTTGCTTGGTTCTCTTTGTTACTATGTCTATGATGGTGTCAGTGTCACTGGCCATGCCCTCATTACTCAAAGTGGGTTACTATCAATCAACTTGTCCTTCTGCAGAGATCATTGTGAGAAATACTGTGAACAAAGCTGTGTCAAGGAACCCTGGCCTAGCTGCTGGCATCATCAGAATGCATTATCATGACTGTTTTGTCAGG GGTTGTGATGCCTCTATCCTATTGGAGTCAACACCTGGAAACCAAGCAGAGAAGGAAAATTTAGCGAACAAACCCTTACGAGGCTTTGAAGTGATATATGAGGCAAAGACTCAACTTGAAGCTCAATGCCCACAAACAGTTTCTTGTGCAGATATTATTGCATTTGCTGCTCGTGACAGTGCTTACAAAGCTGGAGGCATAAGTTACATGGTACCATCAGGACGCCGTGATGGCAGGGTTTCCCACATAGATGAGCCTAAGAAAAACCTTCCAACATTTGACTTCAATGCcaagaaactcaaaaaatggTTTGCTAAAAAAGGCCTTAGTCTTGATGAAATGGTGACACTTTCTGGGGCACATTCTATAGGTGTGTCACAttgttcttctttctcaaaGCGGCTATACACTTTCAATGCAACATATCCACAAGACCCTTCAATGGATCCCAAATTTGCTAGAGCCTTAAAGACCAAGTGTCCAAAAAATGCTGGCAATGACTACCCAATAACTGTGCCCCTTGATGTACTTACACCACATAGGCTTGATAATAAGTACTATACAGATTTGAAGAATCACAATGGATTATTAACTTCTGATCAAACTCTTTTGAGCAGCTCTTCAACGGTTGAAATTGTCAGGAATAATGCAAAGCAAGGTGAAATATGGGCTTATAAGTTTGCAGCAGCTATGGTGAAAATGAGTTACATTGAAGTGATCACAGGGAGCCAGGGTGAAATTAGGAAAGACTGTAAGTTTGTGAACTAA